The following coding sequences are from one Leishmania braziliensis MHOM/BR/75/M2904 complete genome, chromosome 36 window:
- a CDS encoding putative xylulokinase, which produces MGRPSTVPPPLSQRLARTRCRMSRTPNRGGGGINSTMNELKKRQDMRSVRAIGLSGHTHGTTLLHRSYKVLRLCILRCGGRCYRECEGLGRAVLKSRGITGNLMMPGFTAGKRLWVKKHEPEIVVKGGQGATPEGLRPLPHNGRLCLRGVRFLWHHVDGHR; this is translated from the coding sequence ATGGGCAGGCCGTCGACAGTGCCTCCGCCCCTTTCACAGCGTCTAGCCCGCACCCGCTGTAGAATGAGTAGGACCCCGAATCGTGGTGGAGGGGGCATCAATAGCACCATGAACGAGCTCAAGAAGCGCCAGGATATGAGAAGTGTCCGCGCGATCGGTCTGTCTGGCCATACACACGGCACCACGCTGCTTCACAGAAGCTACAAGGTACTGCGTCTGTGCATTCTTCGGTGTGGCGGCCGTTGCTACCGCGAGTGCGAGGGGCTCGGGAGGGCAGTGCTAAAGTCACGCGGCATTACTGGCAACTTGATGATGCCCGGCTTCACGGCGGGCAAGCGCCTCTGGGTCAAGAAGCACGAGCCAGAGATCGTTGTAAAAGGTGGTCAAGGTGCTACTCCCGAAGGACTACGTCCGCTTCCTCATAACGGGCGACTTTGCCTCCGAGGTGTCCGATTCCTCTGGCACCATGTGGATGGACACAGGTAG
- a CDS encoding EIF3-interacting protein-like protein, which yields MATNPDIETDIPRDVYQFFRGLNRAVERRDAAAMHELYESQFDALTKNYYMAGHGQFRSWPALRLEQVSSCFRGNRMAELVYSFLFYKHLFMDNRSVRAPDAEGAWRTYSDLFPLLKSYELPNWMLWDIFDEFLYQMTVVYQKVFASEGTWAVPEVSRLLNEVVDNSRLFELMKEPDFLDDIHRGPNTGALSGFYAIVTNSKLNVLLGDYYSALTDLEPLDVYNKGRAVLSRVSPCAVSVFYHIGFSYLMIHRFEDASNAFRRCVTVKLNGRRFSERVQQDAAYMYVCARVLGGMPISNLTSYLDSRKVAAFEDDRESLRTGDEERFRDVFDRCSPKFLTVPPSDGLPVKGSEGRELQARMFRRAVQQQQDIIKLRGYFKVYQNTKMNLLETLLEVDDGYAPLFALKMRSRQLVHDGVTADLLQGVFTSSSEFDCIVQDDNVEVVPSMTFGGIEQKLLNKIKNTQRG from the coding sequence ATGGCGACCAACCCCGATATTGAGACCGATATTCCCCGCGATGTGTACCAGTTCTTCCGTGGACTGAACCGCGCGGTGGAGCGccgcgacgcggcggcgatgcACGAGCTCTACGAGTCGCAGTTTGATGCGTTAACCAAGAACTACTACATGGCCGGCCATGGCCAGTTCCGGTCTTGGCCGGCGCTCCGACTCGAGCAGGTGTCCTCGTGCTTCCGCGGTAACCGGATGGCGGAGCTGGTCTACAGTTTCCTCTTCTACAAACACTTGTTTATGGATAACCGCTCCGTGCGGGCGCCCGACGCGGAGGGGGCGTGGAGGACGTACAGCGACCTGTTTCCGCTGCTCAAGAGCTACGAGCTGCCAAACTGGATGTTGTGGGACATCTTTGACGAGTTCCTTTATCAGATGACGGTAGTGTACCAGAAGGTCTTTGCTTCAGAGGGCACTTGGGCTGTGCCGGAGGTGTCACGCCTTCTCAACGAGGTCGTCGACAACTCGCGCCTGTTTGAGCTGATGAAGGAACCGGACTTCCTGGACGACATCCACCGCGGGCCGAACACTGGTGCTCTTAGCGGATTCTACGCAATCGTCACCAACTCGAAGCTGAACGTGCTGCTTGGTGACTATTACTCTGCACTCACAGACCTGGAGCCCCTCGACGTGTACAACAAGGGCCGTGCCGTGCTGTCGCGCGTGTCGCCATGCGCCGTCTCCGTGTTCTACCATATCGGCTTCAGCTATCTGATGATCCACCGCTTCGAGGACGCCAGCAACGCCTTTCGCCGCTGTGTTACAGTGAAGCTGAACGGCCGTCGCTTCTCAGAGCGCGTGCAGCAGGACGCGGCATACATGTACGTCTGCGCTCGCGTGCTCGGTGGCATGCCGATAAGCAACCTCACTTCGTACCTTGACAGCCGCAAGGTGGCTGCCTTTGAGGACGACCGCGAAAGCCTGCGCACCGGCGACGAGGAGCGTTTCCGTGACGTGTTCGACCGCTGTAGTCCCAAGTTCCTCACTGTGCCGCCGTCGGACGGCTTGCCGGTGAAGGGGTCGGAGGGTcgcgagctgcaggcgcggATGTTCCGTcgtgcggtgcagcagcagcaggacaTCATCAAGCTACGTGGGTACTTCAAGGTATATCAAAACACCAAGATGAACCTTCTCGAGACGCTACTGGAGGTTGACGATGGCTACGCGCCACTGTTTGCGCTCAAGATGCGCTCTCGCCAGCTGGTGCACGACGGTGTGACAGCGGACCTGCTGCAGGGCGTCTTCACGTCTAGCTCCGAGTTCGACTGCATCGTGCAGGACGACAACGTCGAGGTGGTTCCCAGTATGACGTTTGGCGGCATCGAGCAGAAACTACTGAACAAGATCAAGAACACACAGCGCGGCTGA